GTGAAACTGGAGGCTCCGGTAAAGATAGAGCGCAGACCAAGGCCTAAACACCGGAATGGGGACAGGAAAGGACATCATCAGGGTGGGCATCATCGGCGCTCATCGACAAAAAGATAATGATTGAAACGGTAGTATGATTTTTTCATTGGTGAAAAATAATCGGGTATTGGAGTGGTTGCAGGGTTCAGGGGTTGAACGTGTCAGCTTTGCTTTTAGTGCGGTCGTTGTAATATGGATAGCCTGGCAATTGGCTGTATTAGCATGGTCATTTATACCTGTTGCGCAATTGCCTGCTGTAACAATTATCACGGAGTTATCATCTGTTGGTAAACGGCCGCTTGATAAGCAATCTATATTAGTACGCCAACTGGCTAGTTGGCATTTGTTCGGGGAGGCCGAAAAAAAATCGCTTGCACCGAAGCCACAACAGCTGATGAATGCGCCGGAAACGCGTCTTAAACTGGTCTTGGTGGGTGTCTTTTCTGCCGAAACGACTGATCTTGCGCGCGCCATTATTGCTGATGTAAAAGGAAATCAATTAACTTATAGTATCGGCTCGCAATTACCTGGTGGGGCAGAGTTAAGTGAGGTTTTTGCCGACCGGGTCATTTTATTGCGTAATGGCCGTCCAGAGACGTTGTTTCTGTTAAAGGACAAGTCGAAAAATATGTTTGGCAGTTCGCCATCCAGGACTAGTCGGGTAAAAAAGAACAGGGGCAGGGCGAGTAGTGCTCCGGCAGCGGTGGATATACTGAAGGATTACCGCGCCTCGTTGACGACTAACCCTCGTCGTTTAATGGAATTGGTGCAGGCAGTGCCAGAGACACGGGATGGTCAGTTTATGGGTTTCAAATTATATCCTGGGCGTAAACCACGATTGTTCGGTCAGTTGGGATTACAGCGAGGTGATATTGTGACCTCGGTGAATGGTATCACTATGGATAGTCCGGAACGTGGGTTTAGTGCATTGAATAGTTTGAGTCAATCAGAACAACTGGATCTGATTGTACTAAGAAAGGGGCAGGAAGTGCCGATTTCATTTGCGGCTGAATAAGGCTGTCGTGTAATAACAGGTGAGATGATTAACAGAATGATAACTTTAATAAAGAAACGATTAACAGTGATGGGTTCACGTTGGCTGTCAGCCTTTGTATCCGGCCTTTTATTGCTATCCGCACAAGGTGTGTTGGCGCAGTCCGTCACTTTGAATCTAAAGAATGCCGATATCAATGCCCTGATTACAACGGTTGCTGAAGTGAGTGGCAAGAATTTTATCGTGGATCCACGGGTCAAGGGTAAGGTTACGGTGATCTCATCAAAGGCAATGGATAGTGAAGAAGTCTATCAGGTGTTTCTTTCAATCTTACGGGTGCATGGTTTTTCCGCAGTACCTAGTGGTGAGGTGATCAAGATTGTACCGGAGGTTAATGCTAAACAGGATAGTATTCCAACGGTGGGTAGTGACAGTGGTGGTTTGGGTGATCAAATGGTGACACGGATTGTGCAGGTCGATAATGTGCCTGCTGCTCAGTTGGTGCCGATTTTACGTCCATTGGTTCCGCAACAAGGACATCTTGCAGCCTACCCAACGACTAATGTCCTGATTCTATCTGATCGTGCGGCCAATGTAGAGCGTCTGGTTAATATTATTAAGCGAATTGATCAGGCCAGTGACAGCGAGATTGAATTAGTTGCGATGGAATATGCCTCAGCCGTTGAGGTGGTTAGAGTTCTGAGTGCCCTGTCGCGTAGTAGTGGCGGAGGAGGCAGTAGAGGCAAGGGCAAGTCAGCAGTGGCAGCAGGTGGTCTGACCATGGTGGCAGATGAACGGACCAATAGTATCTTGTTAGGCGGTGCTCGAGCAGAGCGGTTACGTTTACGCGCCTTGATTGCACACCTGGATACTCCGTTGGAACGCAATGGCAATACCTCTGTAATTTATCTTAAGTATGCTCAGGCACCTGATCTGGTCAAGGTGCTAAAGGGTGTGGGTACGGCACAAAACAAGGTGGCAGGAGGTAAGGGCGGTGCTGTGGGTGGTGTAGCATCTCGATCATCGTCATCACGTCGTACGTTTGATATTCAGGCCGATGAGAGCACTAATGCGCTGGTGATTACAGCGCCACAGGATGTGATGCGTTCACTGAAAGAGGTGATTCGTAAGCTGGATATTCGCCGTGCCCAGGTTCTGGTTGAGGCTATTATTGCCGAGGTGTCTTCAGACAAGGCGGAAGAGTTAGGGGTGCAGTGGATACTGGATGGTCGCCCTAGAGGAACTTCACCGGTTGCTGTGAGTGGGTTTGGTTCGGGCAGTGGGCAGAATATTGGGCAGATTGGTGCGGCGATTGCAGCAGGTTCAGCACCCTCTATTAATGATGGGCTGACGCTGGGTCTGGGACGTTTTAATAGCTCGGTCATGAACTTTGCCATGGTGTTACGTGCTTTGTCCGGTGATTCAAAAACCAATATTCTTTCTACACCGACACTGATGACCCTGGATAATGAAGAGGCCGAGATTGTTGTCGGTCAAAATGTTCCTTTTTTAACCGGTTCTTACTCGGGTACATCGGGCGTTAGTTCATCGGTTAATCCTTTTCAGACAATTCAGCGTCAGGATGTGGGTTTAACCCTTAAGGTTAAGCCGCAGATCAATGCAGGTAATTCGATTAAACTGGTTATTGAGCAAGAGGTATCCAGCCTGAGTGGTGGTAGTACCGGTGCCG
This region of Gammaproteobacteria bacterium genomic DNA includes:
- the gspC gene encoding type II secretion system protein GspC, whose amino-acid sequence is MIFSLVKNNRVLEWLQGSGVERVSFAFSAVVVIWIAWQLAVLAWSFIPVAQLPAVTIITELSSVGKRPLDKQSILVRQLASWHLFGEAEKKSLAPKPQQLMNAPETRLKLVLVGVFSAETTDLARAIIADVKGNQLTYSIGSQLPGGAELSEVFADRVILLRNGRPETLFLLKDKSKNMFGSSPSRTSRVKKNRGRASSAPAAVDILKDYRASLTTNPRRLMELVQAVPETRDGQFMGFKLYPGRKPRLFGQLGLQRGDIVTSVNGITMDSPERGFSALNSLSQSEQLDLIVLRKGQEVPISFAAE
- the gspD gene encoding type II secretion system secretin GspD; this encodes MITLIKKRLTVMGSRWLSAFVSGLLLLSAQGVLAQSVTLNLKNADINALITTVAEVSGKNFIVDPRVKGKVTVISSKAMDSEEVYQVFLSILRVHGFSAVPSGEVIKIVPEVNAKQDSIPTVGSDSGGLGDQMVTRIVQVDNVPAAQLVPILRPLVPQQGHLAAYPTTNVLILSDRAANVERLVNIIKRIDQASDSEIELVAMEYASAVEVVRVLSALSRSSGGGGSRGKGKSAVAAGGLTMVADERTNSILLGGARAERLRLRALIAHLDTPLERNGNTSVIYLKYAQAPDLVKVLKGVGTAQNKVAGGKGGAVGGVASRSSSSRRTFDIQADESTNALVITAPQDVMRSLKEVIRKLDIRRAQVLVEAIIAEVSSDKAEELGVQWILDGRPRGTSPVAVSGFGSGSGQNIGQIGAAIAAGSAPSINDGLTLGLGRFNSSVMNFAMVLRALSGDSKTNILSTPTLMTLDNEEAEIVVGQNVPFLTGSYSGTSGVSSSVNPFQTIQRQDVGLTLKVKPQINAGNSIKLVIEQEVSSLSGGSTGADVITDKRSIKTSVIVDDGQMIILGGLMEDKLVEGEQRIPFLGAIPIVGELFKSRKTTKEKTNLMVFLHPVIMRTEADTARVTEDKYNFVRSQQLMYGKNGVSLMWGESPLVLPELEKKVTGSD